GAGGAATTAAGAAGCAAATAAAGTGAATAGTCAAGGTAAGTTTGTGAATGAAACTAGAATGTTATAGACTTACTTTGACTTATAAAAGGAGTCGTCGATATGGTTATTACAGAATTTAAAGTTACTTGGCAGACAACAAGAGAATGGGAAAAAGGGAACATATACAGCTCTATATTTACTAATTTAGAAGAAGCAAGAGCTTTTAAAAAGATGAGGAAAATATGAAAGAAAATTATAATGTGAAGCTTTTAAGTAGAGCTATAGTCGAAATTGAAATAGATTAGGCAGGTGTTTTTAATGAATACTTTGATATATAAATATATAGTTAATGAACATAGAGATGAAGCAGATGAGTTAGATAGAGACTATGGAGAATTTAAAATATTTAATGGAGGTAAATGTTTTAGTGGATGTGGTAGGAATTTCTATACATTAGCTAAGTTTAAAAAAATGATAGTTACTTGTCCCCATTGTGGAAAAAAATATCAAATAAAACTTTTTAAAAATGGAAAAGTGAATATGAGAGTAGTTGAGTAAAACAAGGGAAGTGATTATATGAAAAGAAGAAGATGTAATTGGTGTGGCAAGTTGTTTTATCTTGAGGAAAAATCTAAGGAGGCTTATTGTTGTAAGGAATGTAGGAAGAAAGCTAATAGGGTTAGGAGTAAAGATAATGAATAAGTTTCAAAAAGCAGTTTCTCAAATGGTAAAGCAAGAGGAAAAAGAAAACTTATGGCAAGGATATGAGAATTGTAGGGTAGGCAGAAGTATACCAAGTTCAATAAGAAGATACGTAAAAGGATTTGAAAAGTTTGGATATAGCATACATGATGTTTATAAATTTATAAATGATATT
This sequence is a window from Clostridioides difficile. Protein-coding genes within it:
- a CDS encoding zinc-ribbon domain-containing protein; this translates as MNTLIYKYIVNEHRDEADELDRDYGEFKIFNGGKCFSGCGRNFYTLAKFKKMIVTCPHCGKKYQIKLFKNGKVNMRVVE